The following coding sequences lie in one uncultured Mailhella sp. genomic window:
- the secF gene encoding protein translocase subunit SecF, protein MALAIFSHETHIDFVGFRKIAYAVSCITALIGLVAILLNGGLKYGVDFTGGVVVQISFEQPIPDEQVKAALEDVNLPGLIVQQVDTDNRNYMLRFSVSDESTQELRQRVTDTLHKTLPDNKFMIQRIESVGPKVGNDLRNMAIEAVFYAVLLITVYISGRFEHSWITAGIMVAVLYGAVYGVSYIGLSKLWGVFLGLIITFVCCWKLKLNFALGATLALVHDVIITVGLLTLLNVEIDLNVIAALLTLVGYSINDTIVVYDRIRENLRNVPHDSNIKPSMESVINVSVNQTLSRTVMTSGTTLLASLALYFLGGNVIHSFALTITLGIIFGTFSSIFVASPILIAFGNVDFYHTKVSQKIEFERPGEHGIV, encoded by the coding sequence ATGGCTTTAGCTATCTTTTCTCATGAAACACATATTGACTTCGTGGGCTTTCGAAAAATAGCCTATGCGGTCTCGTGCATAACGGCACTGATTGGTTTGGTTGCCATTCTACTGAATGGTGGACTCAAATATGGCGTTGATTTCACCGGTGGTGTAGTTGTTCAAATATCATTTGAACAGCCGATTCCCGATGAACAGGTAAAAGCAGCATTAGAAGATGTCAATTTACCTGGTTTGATAGTCCAGCAGGTGGATACTGATAATCGAAACTACATGCTACGTTTTTCCGTATCCGATGAATCGACTCAGGAATTAAGGCAACGTGTGACAGACACACTTCACAAAACTCTTCCTGATAACAAGTTCATGATACAAAGAATTGAGTCAGTGGGACCTAAAGTCGGCAATGACTTAAGGAATATGGCAATTGAAGCCGTGTTCTACGCTGTTCTTTTGATAACGGTCTATATATCTGGCCGATTTGAACATAGCTGGATAACTGCTGGTATCATGGTTGCGGTTCTCTATGGTGCAGTGTATGGCGTATCCTATATAGGATTGAGTAAACTTTGGGGGGTGTTTTTAGGATTAATAATCACATTTGTATGTTGTTGGAAGCTCAAGCTTAATTTTGCTCTAGGGGCTACGTTGGCACTTGTGCATGACGTTATTATTACAGTCGGACTTCTGACACTGTTGAATGTAGAAATAGACCTTAATGTCATAGCTGCTCTTCTTACACTCGTTGGCTATTCCATCAATGATACCATCGTCGTGTATGACAGAATACGGGAAAATCTCAGAAATGTTCCACATGACAGCAATATTAAACCGTCGATGGAGTCGGTAATCAACGTATCTGTGAATCAGACACTATCACGTACTGTCATGACATCTGGAACCACGTTGCTGGCAAGCCTCGCTCTATATTTTCTTGGTGGAAATGTAATACACAGCTTCGCTCTAACCATTACGCTTGGCATTATTTTTGGTACGTTTTCGTCCATATTCGTGGCTTCTCCCATTCTCATTGCATTTGGAAATGTTGATTTCTATCATACTAAAGTGAGTCAGAAGATCGAATTCGAACGTCCCGGAGAACACGGTATAGTTTAG
- a CDS encoding crossover junction endodeoxyribonuclease RuvC yields the protein MKTYAGIDPSITNTGVVLLDERGRTLATYNSKTGCRKKDYASDILFYRSRADEIISFIRERSADGLSAAVYEDYSFDSVHRTYSLAEYGGILKMTLMTAFPNTAFHFSAPATIKKFATGTGTATKEMMRDKAVFESALIANLGAGERTFDVCDAYFMASMARYVHEELRDIIKGCQDKALLRMRLELAKKQRESWKTVIFPS from the coding sequence ATGAAAACCTACGCGGGCATAGACCCGTCCATTACCAACACCGGTGTTGTATTGCTGGACGAGCGCGGCAGAACTCTTGCCACGTACAACAGCAAAACAGGGTGTCGTAAGAAAGACTACGCTTCCGACATTCTCTTCTATAGAAGCCGGGCGGACGAAATAATCAGTTTTATAAGAGAGCGTTCTGCCGACGGCCTTTCCGCCGCCGTGTATGAAGACTATTCGTTCGACTCCGTGCATAGAACGTATTCTCTTGCCGAGTACGGCGGCATTCTGAAAATGACGCTTATGACCGCTTTCCCGAATACAGCATTCCATTTTTCAGCCCCTGCGACAATAAAAAAGTTCGCTACAGGCACAGGAACGGCAACCAAGGAAATGATGCGGGACAAGGCTGTTTTCGAAAGTGCACTCATAGCGAATCTTGGCGCTGGGGAACGGACTTTTGATGTGTGCGACGCCTACTTCATGGCGAGCATGGCAAGGTACGTGCATGAGGAACTGCGCGATATCATAAAAGGTTGCCAGGACAAAGCACTGCTTCGCATGAGGCTTGAACTAGCTAAAAAACAGAGAGAATCATGGAAAACGGTAATCTTTCCCTCGTAG
- a CDS encoding amino acid ABC transporter permease: MIEQILSPSCWLVFLADWQLFLQAFGVTVMVSIAALALALALGVVFGVMSTSHFLLPRNVARAYVEAIQNTPLVLQAYVFYLALPYIGVMMGQVSVGIFAVGIYHGAYIAEVVRAGIQSIPHGQSEAAASQGFTYVQTMRWVILPQTVKIILPPLVNQMVNLIKNTSVIALIGGTDLMNRTNDWATSGASIYGPPFLVCGVLYFLLCFPLSTWGRRYEEKLKKKDSHASEELRKIEEELS, translated from the coding sequence GTGATCGAGCAAATACTGTCTCCCTCCTGCTGGCTCGTCTTTCTGGCCGACTGGCAGCTTTTCCTTCAGGCCTTCGGCGTAACCGTGATGGTTTCCATCGCCGCGCTGGCGCTGGCCCTGGCTCTGGGCGTCGTGTTCGGCGTCATGTCCACCTCGCATTTTCTTCTGCCGAGAAACGTGGCTCGGGCCTATGTGGAAGCTATCCAGAATACGCCGCTGGTGTTGCAGGCCTATGTGTTCTACCTCGCCCTGCCCTATATCGGGGTGATGATGGGACAGGTAAGCGTGGGCATCTTCGCCGTGGGCATCTATCACGGCGCGTACATCGCCGAAGTGGTGCGCGCAGGCATACAGTCCATCCCACACGGACAGTCGGAAGCCGCAGCCTCCCAGGGATTCACCTATGTACAGACCATGCGCTGGGTCATACTCCCCCAGACGGTGAAAATCATACTCCCTCCGCTGGTAAACCAGATGGTGAACCTTATCAAGAACACCTCCGTCATCGCCCTCATCGGCGGCACGGATCTTATGAACCGCACCAACGACTGGGCCACCAGCGGAGCTAGCATCTACGGGCCGCCGTTTCTGGTATGTGGCGTACTGTATTTTCTCCTATGCTTCCCTCTTTCTACCTGGGGACGGCGCTATGAGGAAAAACTGAAGAAAAAGGACAGCCATGCCAGCGAAGAGCTCAGAAAAATAGAGGAAGAACTGTCGTGA
- a CDS encoding radical SAM/SPASM domain-containing protein: MGFLERNVNTIFIMLGTGCNFHCRYCMQGSESAAVKPLPTIINEEIYDFIEDILRQQEGGITLHFFGGEPMLYWDNIRKIVEHFEDNERVGFSCITNGSLITQERADFMNVHDFTVTVSWDGGSTSLTRGHDVFADKKRKNILFSLSRLGLSGVLSSAITPMRLMDDFQTIDNEYRDLWNYHLHINMDELFDTGIADKSLVHTDYDAIRGDMKDMTESYLRNAEAPADNDIFNSMLYCRHTLVHDIVMNVRHFVKNGHGTNGGIRNHFSVCGNGLSVLNMDVAGNLYSCHNQFDAIGDIHTPYFTYLNRLLDADRTFDFYREECHACAVYPVCRGGCKLIDAKTRHESYCAMKKAVFEPVLEALAQFGRA; encoded by the coding sequence ATGGGATTCCTGGAAAGAAACGTAAATACCATTTTCATCATGCTCGGAACGGGATGCAACTTTCACTGCCGCTACTGTATGCAAGGTTCCGAATCAGCTGCCGTAAAGCCGCTGCCCACGATCATCAATGAAGAGATCTATGATTTTATCGAGGATATTCTCAGACAGCAGGAAGGCGGGATCACTCTGCATTTCTTTGGCGGAGAACCCATGCTGTACTGGGACAATATACGGAAGATAGTGGAGCATTTTGAAGATAACGAGAGAGTAGGTTTTTCCTGCATTACCAACGGTTCGCTCATTACGCAGGAGCGGGCGGACTTTATGAATGTCCATGATTTTACCGTGACGGTATCGTGGGATGGCGGTTCGACGTCTCTCACGCGCGGACATGATGTTTTCGCCGATAAAAAGCGGAAGAACATTCTCTTTTCCCTGAGTCGCCTTGGACTTTCCGGTGTACTTTCTTCCGCCATAACTCCCATGCGTCTGATGGATGATTTTCAGACCATCGACAATGAGTACCGTGACTTGTGGAACTACCACCTGCACATAAACATGGATGAACTTTTTGACACAGGCATCGCGGACAAAAGTCTTGTGCACACGGATTACGACGCCATTCGCGGTGACATGAAAGACATGACGGAAAGCTATTTGCGGAATGCTGAAGCCCCTGCGGATAACGACATCTTTAATAGTATGCTTTATTGTCGTCATACGCTTGTGCACGATATCGTGATGAATGTTCGTCATTTTGTGAAGAATGGGCACGGCACGAATGGGGGAATCCGCAACCATTTCTCGGTATGCGGCAATGGACTTTCCGTATTGAACATGGACGTGGCTGGCAACCTCTATTCCTGCCATAACCAGTTCGATGCCATTGGTGACATTCATACTCCGTATTTCACCTACCTGAACCGCCTTCTCGATGCCGACAGAACCTTCGATTTCTATCGCGAAGAATGCCACGCGTGCGCCGTGTATCCGGTCTGCCGCGGCGGCTGCAAGCTCATAGACGCCAAGACACGGCATGAATCCTACTGCGCCATGAAAAAAGCCGTGTTTGAGCCTGTGCTGGAGGCGCTCGCGCAATTCGGGAGGGCGTGA
- a CDS encoding IS5 family transposase (programmed frameshift) produces the protein MKELFYLSHEQIARIKRYFPRSHGIPRVDDRRVVSGIIYVIKHGLQWKDAPREYGPYKTLYNRFIRWSRLGVFNRIFAELVEQNGSTTRLMIDTTHLKAHRTAASLLKKGAFSRCIGRTKGGLNSKLHAVCNAFGQPLAFHLSGGQVSDYKGAAVLLDTLPQARELLADRGYDADWFRHALSRKGITPCIPGRHSRKTPVVYDKEVYKQRHKIEIMFGRLKDWRRIAMRYDRCAHTFFSAICLAAIVIFYI, from the exons ATGAAGGAACTTTTTTATCTTTCTCATGAACAGATTGCTCGTATCAAACGCTACTTTCCTCGTTCCCACGGCATTCCGAGAGTCGATGACAGGCGTGTCGTCAGCGGCATTATCTATGTCATCAAGCATGGCCTGCAATGGAAAGATGCCCCGCGCGAGTATGGACCATACAAAACTCTCTACAATCGTTTTATCCGCTGGAGCCGATTGGGTGTCTTTAACAGGATTTTTGCGGAGCTTGTTGAACAAAACGGCTCCACAACACGCTTGATGATTGATACCACACATCTCAAGGCACACAGGACAGCAGCAAGTTTGCTGAAAAAAGGGGCCT TTTCCCGATGTATCGGACGCACAAAAGGCGGCCTGAATTCAAAACTCCACGCTGTCTGCAATGCCTTCGGTCAACCGTTGGCCTTCCATCTGTCCGGCGGTCAGGTGAGCGACTACAAAGGCGCTGCTGTCCTGCTTGATACTCTGCCGCAGGCCAGGGAGCTTCTGGCGGATAGAGGCTATGATGCCGACTGGTTTCGTCATGCCTTGTCCCGTAAAGGAATCACGCCGTGTATTCCTGGCAGACACAGCCGAAAAACTCCGGTGGTCTATGACAAGGAGGTTTATAAGCAGCGGCACAAGATAGAAATCATGTTCGGCCGACTCAAGGATTGGCGCAGAATAGCCATGCGTTATGACCGTTGTGCACACACGTTCTTTTCGGCCATTTGTCTCGCTGCCATTGTCATCTTTTATATTTAA
- a CDS encoding amino acid ABC transporter permease, whose translation MIEVITRTFTPEILTYLLGGAWLVIELSVVIVICSIFFGLILALLRSYDKFILGRLAGVYIEIFRNTPNLMWVLICYVYAPLPTAFLRCSFAFVLFTSATIAEIIRGGLNSIPKGQFEAASSQGFDFVQTLIYIILPQCFQNIVPTLLSQIITVVKDTSFLSMVAVAELMFRSRNALALLPRYTGQTVGIQQVAAIFGFAALIYFIINFTLSCIVRHMHKRRRITSKKTEQPT comes from the coding sequence GTGATCGAGGTCATTACCCGCACCTTTACACCCGAAATACTTACTTATCTGCTTGGCGGTGCATGGCTCGTCATCGAGCTTTCTGTCGTCATCGTGATATGCAGCATCTTTTTCGGGCTTATTCTGGCACTGCTGCGAAGCTACGACAAATTCATCCTCGGCAGACTCGCGGGCGTGTATATCGAAATCTTCCGCAATACGCCTAATCTAATGTGGGTGCTCATCTGCTATGTGTATGCGCCCCTGCCTACGGCCTTTCTGCGCTGCTCCTTCGCCTTTGTGCTCTTCACCTCCGCCACCATTGCGGAAATCATCCGCGGCGGACTTAACTCCATCCCCAAGGGGCAGTTCGAGGCTGCATCCTCCCAGGGCTTCGACTTCGTGCAGACGCTCATCTACATCATCCTGCCCCAGTGCTTCCAGAACATCGTTCCCACGCTGCTCAGTCAGATCATCACCGTGGTCAAAGATACATCCTTCCTTTCCATGGTAGCCGTGGCAGAACTCATGTTCCGTTCCAGAAACGCGCTAGCTCTTCTGCCGCGATACACGGGGCAGACCGTGGGTATACAGCAAGTCGCGGCCATTTTCGGCTTTGCAGCACTCATCTACTTCATTATCAACTTCACTCTTTCCTGCATTGTCCGTCATATGCATAAACGTCGCAGGATTACTTCCAAGAAGACGGAACAACCTACCTGA
- a CDS encoding ATP-binding protein: MKRKVETLLLYWKKRPDEERKPLLLNGARQVGKTYILRKFGEEQFSNVVYVNLEANLTVASFFGENISPERLIRYLESASGEKIVPGKTLLIFDEIQSCERALTSLKYFCEEAPQYHVAAAGSLLGVAVNRQRYSFPVGKVETTTLFPLDFEEFLWARGKSLLAEDIRTAYDFMEPLPDGLHQQAVDLYREYLIVGGMPACVKTFLQEKSFLDVTLVQGQIVDNYVADMAKYASASESVKIRACYQSIPAQLAKENRKFQYKVVQKGGSSAIFGASIEWLNLAGVVLKCQKINHAYEPISVHMELASFKLYMGDVGLLTLKSGIAQQTILSDLENQFLGALAENYVAQQLTANGYPLFYWESDGSAELDFVLQKENEITGIEVKSGINVRSRSLNVFSGKYYPTYNIRFSLRNFGQVENLRSVPLYAAFCV; the protein is encoded by the coding sequence GTGAAAAGAAAAGTCGAAACGCTGCTTTTGTATTGGAAAAAGAGGCCCGACGAAGAACGGAAGCCGCTTCTTTTGAACGGCGCGAGACAGGTTGGAAAAACCTATATTCTGCGCAAGTTTGGGGAAGAGCAGTTCAGCAACGTGGTCTATGTCAATCTGGAAGCCAACCTGACGGTAGCCTCTTTTTTTGGTGAGAATATATCGCCGGAGCGTTTGATCCGTTATCTGGAATCGGCAAGCGGAGAGAAAATAGTTCCGGGAAAGACACTCCTTATTTTCGATGAAATACAATCCTGTGAACGGGCGCTGACCTCTCTGAAATATTTTTGTGAAGAGGCTCCGCAATATCACGTTGCAGCGGCCGGAAGTCTGCTCGGCGTGGCTGTCAACCGGCAGCGGTATTCGTTTCCCGTGGGTAAGGTTGAGACGACAACGCTGTTTCCTCTTGATTTTGAAGAATTTTTATGGGCTAGAGGGAAGAGTCTTCTTGCTGAAGATATCCGGACGGCCTATGACTTCATGGAGCCACTGCCCGACGGCCTGCATCAGCAGGCGGTGGATCTGTACCGGGAATATCTTATCGTGGGGGGTATGCCAGCCTGTGTGAAAACATTCCTGCAGGAAAAGAGTTTCCTCGACGTTACACTCGTACAAGGACAGATTGTCGATAACTATGTAGCCGACATGGCGAAATATGCTTCGGCTTCTGAAAGCGTCAAAATCAGAGCCTGTTATCAGTCCATTCCCGCTCAGCTTGCCAAGGAAAACAGGAAATTCCAATATAAGGTGGTGCAGAAGGGTGGGAGCTCGGCCATATTCGGAGCTTCCATAGAGTGGCTTAATTTGGCGGGCGTCGTTCTAAAATGCCAGAAAATAAATCATGCTTACGAGCCGATTTCCGTTCACATGGAGCTGGCATCGTTCAAGCTTTATATGGGAGATGTGGGACTGCTGACGTTAAAATCTGGTATTGCACAGCAAACCATTCTTTCCGATCTTGAAAATCAGTTTTTGGGGGCACTTGCGGAAAATTATGTTGCTCAGCAGCTTACCGCTAACGGCTATCCTCTTTTCTATTGGGAAAGTGACGGCTCTGCCGAGCTTGACTTTGTTTTGCAGAAAGAAAACGAGATTACCGGCATTGAGGTAAAGAGCGGAATCAATGTGCGCTCGCGCAGCCTGAATGTCTTCAGTGGAAAATATTATCCGACGTATAACATACGATTTTCTCTTAGGAATTTTGGTCAGGTCGAGAATCTTCGATCTGTGCCGTTGTATGCAGCTTTTTGTGTATAG
- a CDS encoding amino acid ABC transporter ATP-binding protein, with the protein MIKLSNVHKSFGNHEVLKGINLTVHEGEKLVIIGPSGSGKSTTVRCMNGLEIPTSGQVFIDDVELTKKNRITLVRSTSSMVFQQFNLYPHLTVMGNLTLAPIKLFGKSKKEAQELARHYLAVVGLEEKALAYPTTLSGGQQQRVAIARALCSQTKIILFDEPTSALDPETVQEVLNVMVKLAGEKNITMVIVTHEMGFAREVADRVIFMDDGTILEEGTPEHFFVSPTHERTKQFLGKILH; encoded by the coding sequence GTGATCAAACTTTCCAACGTCCATAAATCCTTCGGAAATCATGAAGTGCTCAAGGGTATCAATCTTACAGTGCACGAAGGTGAAAAGCTCGTCATCATAGGACCATCTGGATCTGGAAAATCCACGACGGTACGCTGCATGAACGGCCTTGAAATACCTACTTCCGGTCAGGTTTTCATCGACGACGTTGAGCTGACCAAAAAGAACCGCATCACTCTGGTAAGAAGCACCTCTTCCATGGTGTTCCAACAGTTCAACCTGTATCCGCATTTGACAGTCATGGGCAATCTCACGCTTGCCCCCATCAAGCTGTTCGGAAAAAGCAAGAAGGAAGCGCAGGAACTTGCCCGCCACTATCTTGCTGTCGTCGGTTTGGAAGAAAAGGCCCTCGCCTATCCCACCACGCTCTCCGGTGGTCAACAGCAGCGCGTTGCCATTGCCCGTGCCCTATGCAGTCAGACCAAGATCATCCTCTTCGACGAACCAACATCCGCGCTTGACCCTGAAACCGTACAAGAAGTACTGAACGTCATGGTGAAGCTGGCCGGAGAAAAGAACATCACCATGGTCATCGTGACCCACGAAATGGGCTTTGCCCGCGAAGTGGCCGACAGAGTCATTTTCATGGACGACGGCACCATTCTTGAAGAAGGAACTCCCGAACATTTCTTTGTAAGCCCCACGCACGAACGTACAAAGCAGTTCCTCGGCAAGATCCTTCACTGA
- a CDS encoding alpha/beta hydrolase has translation MFLRLLACAALALQLAFFPVSGFSPAIAADQSERAYDYAVLPLERNGYKLHFDCMKRAGASPKKNILLVHGLTYSSHEFDVNYGDYSLVRFLADQGYAVWRLDVAGYGQSQAVEDGFLPNSDYAAEDVAAAAAAVVKQSGQKKIDVLGWSWGTVTSSRFVAKHPDMVRRLVLYAPILSGLGAGNVTSPFNNNTWIHAAGDFQMTDKGDIDYSLVEPAVVAEFQSNCWRYDGSSSPNGGRRDLVSDPSNLLIFPEQLKVPTFVIAGDKDPYINKTLFHALQPKLPAGSEVVEIKGAAHAMMMEKPFYKDFRNKVMAFLNKN, from the coding sequence ATGTTTCTCCGTCTGTTGGCCTGCGCTGCACTGGCTTTGCAGCTGGCTTTCTTCCCTGTTTCCGGTTTTTCTCCCGCGATTGCCGCCGATCAGAGCGAGCGCGCGTACGACTACGCCGTGCTGCCTCTGGAGCGCAACGGCTACAAGCTGCACTTTGACTGCATGAAGCGTGCGGGCGCTTCGCCGAAGAAGAATATTCTGCTCGTACACGGACTGACCTATTCTTCGCATGAATTCGACGTGAATTACGGCGATTACAGCCTGGTCCGCTTTCTTGCCGATCAGGGCTATGCCGTGTGGCGTCTGGACGTGGCCGGCTATGGTCAGTCGCAGGCGGTGGAAGACGGATTCCTGCCCAATTCGGACTATGCCGCGGAAGACGTGGCGGCCGCAGCCGCGGCGGTGGTGAAGCAGAGCGGCCAGAAAAAGATAGACGTGCTTGGCTGGAGCTGGGGCACGGTGACCAGCAGTCGTTTTGTGGCAAAGCATCCCGACATGGTTCGTCGTCTTGTGCTGTACGCGCCCATTCTGAGCGGACTTGGAGCAGGCAACGTGACTTCGCCGTTCAACAACAACACCTGGATACACGCCGCCGGCGACTTTCAGATGACCGACAAGGGCGATATCGACTACAGCCTCGTGGAACCCGCTGTGGTGGCGGAATTTCAGTCCAACTGCTGGCGCTACGACGGCAGCAGCAGCCCCAACGGCGGCCGCCGCGATCTCGTTTCGGATCCGTCCAATCTGCTTATCTTTCCGGAACAGCTGAAGGTTCCGACGTTCGTCATTGCAGGCGACAAAGATCCGTACATCAACAAGACTCTGTTCCACGCCCTTCAGCCGAAGCTTCCCGCGGGCTCTGAAGTGGTGGAAATCAAGGGCGCTGCCCATGCCATGATGATGGAAAAGCCGTTCTACAAGGACTTCCGCAACAAGGTCATGGCCTTCCTCAATAAGAACTGA
- a CDS encoding transporter substrate-binding domain-containing protein — MKRLHRMGALLLSAIAILAISTSAPAATLPDDVQAIVKRGELRVGVKSDVPGFSMQDLSGEYAGMEVDLAKKIAEAMGLKPDKVSFTAVTAKTRGQLLDTGDIDMVLATFTITPERKNIWNFSSAYYTDAVSLLVKKNGGIKGYADLTSKLVGVAEGSTSKDAIIAAAKENGVTLTDTDNIQTFPDYPSIKAALDAGQVQAFCVDGSILSGYLDPSTEILTTVRFAPQEYGVATKLSNKGLAAFVEENITKWLSDGTIDKIIAEHNVAPSFKK, encoded by the coding sequence ATGAAAAGACTACACCGCATGGGCGCTCTTCTTCTTTCAGCCATCGCCATTCTGGCCATTTCCACCAGCGCGCCGGCAGCCACTCTGCCGGATGATGTACAGGCCATCGTCAAGCGAGGTGAACTACGTGTGGGTGTCAAGTCCGACGTGCCAGGATTCAGCATGCAGGATCTTTCTGGTGAATACGCCGGCATGGAAGTGGATCTTGCCAAAAAGATTGCCGAAGCCATGGGCCTCAAGCCCGACAAGGTTTCCTTCACCGCCGTGACGGCAAAAACGCGCGGCCAGCTTCTTGATACCGGCGACATTGACATGGTGCTTGCAACCTTCACCATCACGCCCGAGCGCAAGAATATCTGGAACTTCTCCTCCGCCTACTATACCGACGCCGTTTCCCTGCTGGTGAAGAAAAACGGCGGCATCAAGGGATACGCCGACCTTACAAGCAAGCTCGTGGGAGTAGCGGAAGGCTCAACTTCCAAAGATGCAATCATCGCTGCAGCCAAAGAAAACGGCGTTACCCTGACCGATACCGACAATATCCAGACCTTCCCCGACTATCCCTCCATCAAGGCAGCCCTCGACGCCGGACAGGTTCAGGCCTTCTGCGTGGACGGCTCCATCCTTTCCGGCTATCTCGACCCGAGCACGGAAATTCTTACCACTGTCCGCTTCGCCCCCCAGGAATACGGTGTGGCCACCAAGCTTTCCAACAAGGGCCTTGCTGCCTTTGTGGAAGAAAATATCACTAAGTGGCTTTCTGATGGCACCATCGACAAAATTATCGCAGAGCACAACGTCGCCCCCTCTTTTAAAAAATAG
- a CDS encoding TetR/AcrR family transcriptional regulator, translating to MDNKKEIKPDCYIQKQQNQEVSGQKRNASRTKARILESAERLFTKNPYDNVTMRQIASMAGVDPSLIIRYFSSKEELFSAVLDNISSRREFFYDEDADKDFIIRTLKILSNHNNIDNNYILNIIMLSSQSNKAKEIIKKRTKLIFDNLKRENINNTLAYISVSCAIGSILINSILEEENSECIPIEDIQKALKKIFDLSQSMD from the coding sequence ATGGACAATAAAAAGGAAATAAAACCTGACTGCTATATACAAAAGCAGCAGAATCAAGAAGTCTCAGGACAGAAACGTAACGCTTCTAGGACAAAGGCTAGGATCCTTGAAAGTGCAGAGAGACTTTTCACCAAGAATCCTTATGACAACGTCACAATGCGCCAGATTGCTTCTATGGCAGGAGTAGATCCTTCGTTGATAATTCGTTATTTTTCTTCTAAAGAAGAACTATTTTCTGCTGTATTAGATAATATAAGTTCTAGAAGAGAGTTTTTTTACGATGAAGATGCAGATAAAGATTTCATTATACGAACATTAAAAATATTATCTAACCATAATAATATAGATAATAACTATATATTGAATATTATTATGCTTTCATCACAATCAAATAAAGCAAAAGAAATTATTAAAAAAAGAACAAAGCTAATTTTTGATAATTTGAAAAGAGAAAACATCAATAACACTCTAGCCTATATATCGGTATCTTGTGCTATTGGATCTATATTAATAAATAGCATATTAGAAGAAGAAAACAGTGAATGTATACCAATTGAAGATATACAAAAAGCTTTGAAAAAAATATTTGATCTATCACAATCTATGGATTGA
- a CDS encoding MipA/OmpV family protein, with product MKLRFAILLAAALMLSGKPVMADTFSISAGAFAVQSEYKGSDARVLPTPIIDYEGTRFYLKNTEAGVFLWNDGMQKVSLGVNLLPQYFRSSKSDDYAMKQLDNRNITVLATLRYNLTTDFGSLNLSASGDITGTTDGFMASASYAYPIHWGGLSVVPLAGVMFSSSDFNDYYYGISHSEARRSGFNYYSPDSSITPFVGVKAIYAFTDHWSVFASWNMTFLDDEIKDSPMVDRDTQHIFGGGITYTF from the coding sequence ATGAAACTACGTTTTGCAATTCTGTTGGCAGCAGCACTCATGCTTTCTGGAAAACCAGTCATGGCGGATACTTTTTCCATCAGTGCCGGAGCATTTGCCGTACAGTCTGAGTATAAGGGATCCGACGCTCGTGTGCTGCCCACCCCTATCATTGACTATGAGGGGACCCGCTTCTACCTCAAAAATACGGAAGCAGGAGTGTTTTTGTGGAACGACGGCATGCAGAAAGTATCTCTGGGCGTAAATCTGCTCCCACAATACTTTCGGTCAAGCAAAAGTGATGACTACGCCATGAAACAGCTTGACAATCGTAACATCACGGTACTTGCAACCCTTAGATATAATCTCACCACGGATTTTGGCTCCCTGAATCTTTCTGCTTCCGGCGATATCACGGGTACCACTGACGGCTTCATGGCTAGTGCCAGTTATGCCTACCCTATACACTGGGGCGGCCTGTCCGTAGTGCCTCTCGCTGGTGTTATGTTCTCCAGCTCCGACTTCAATGACTATTATTATGGAATCAGCCATAGTGAAGCACGTCGAAGCGGGTTCAACTATTATTCACCGGACTCAAGTATCACTCCGTTTGTTGGTGTGAAGGCAATCTATGCTTTTACGGACCACTGGAGTGTTTTTGCCTCCTGGAATATGACTTTCCTGGATGACGAGATAAAAGATAGTCCCATGGTTGATCGTGATACTCAGCATATTTTCGGCGGCGGCATCACGTATACATTCTAA